A region from the Drosophila willistoni isolate 14030-0811.24 unplaced genomic scaffold, UCI_dwil_1.1 Seg145, whole genome shotgun sequence genome encodes:
- the LOC124460860 gene encoding uncharacterized protein LOC124460860: MFSDNGRNFVGAKRSLNEMEQLVQSQLHNNKIAEALSIEGINWKFIPPHAPHWGGKWESAVRSVKLHLHRVIGHAVLTFEQMHTLLTQVEAVINSRPLCATSDTDVGYLSPAHMLIGRPYTTVPDGDLDQVPANRLDYWQQSQAMLQGIWKRWHLEYRTSLQQRPKWLMKSANPKPDDLVLVKDSHTPPASWILARIIETIPGPDGLLRALKLKTATGEMTRPITKVAPLPVSETLFQGPAVC, translated from the coding sequence ATGTTCAGCGACAATGGACGAAATTTCGTGGGAGCCAAAAGAAGTCTTAACGAAATGGAACAATTAGTTCAATCCCAGCTGCACAATAACAAGATAGCAGAGGCGTTATCGATCGAAGGCATCAACTGGAAGTTCATACCGCCACATGCGCCTCACTGGGGAGGCAAATGGGAATCGGCTGTGCGCTCTGTGAAGCTTCATTTACACCGAGTAATCGGCCACGCCGTTCTTACATTCGAACAAATGCATACGTTGTTAACACAGGTGGAAGCGGTGATCAATTCAAGGCCTCTTTGTGCCACTTCCGATACAGACGTTGGATATCTTTCGCCCGCTCACATGCTGATCGGTCGTCCTTACACCACAGTGCCAGATGGAGATTTGGACCAAGTGCCGGCAAACCGATTGGATTACTGGCAGCAATCTCAGGCCATGTTGCAAGGCATTTGGAAAAGGTGGCATCTTGAGTACCGTACGTCGTTGCAGCAAAGGCCAAAATGGTTAATGAAATCGGCAAACCCGAAGCCTGATGATCTCGTACTAGTAAAGGATTCTCATACTCCTCCGGCTTCATGGATCCTGGCCCGCATTATCGAGACGATTCCTGGCCCAGACGGTCTACTACGAGCCCTTAAGTTAAAAACAGCTACAGGAGAGATGACCCGTCCCATAACCAAGGTGGCTCCCCTGCCAGTTTCAGAAACATTGTTTCAGGGCCCGGCGGTATGTTGA